Proteins encoded by one window of Mercenaria mercenaria strain notata chromosome 4, MADL_Memer_1, whole genome shotgun sequence:
- the LOC123552711 gene encoding baculoviral IAP repeat-containing protein 7-like isoform X1, which yields MNRNKNVQFKESAFYQHETENNGDSSSLVVRILCEAGQNVLPHIDSLTNIFKNSLILYESGKSVVFTQLSSDLVDKLEDFTGKSDLRLKLESIGCWSVMYDSFLIYKLNDKDQLVLPKVQRTELLFERLKGKHPVQPVYVNFADLFLDGYQCGSYLPSRTLRDNKLMESYKYISLNPSKRIISLKRLRKVNIYTSRTSSFAFPLSGEISKYENFPQQVSEEQSGTERSVFAFSNGLSLAYTTDQASSLAIGESVYRYHRYNAATESESSHSSNIRQFTGTPSSTSQRSRHPNYLEYNNRLRSYARWTHRSPDPVTLTKAGFFYTNEGDLVRCYQCGIGLKDFSDGDDPLKEHVRHSSSCLYLIQLLGESRLTEWKRILQANDPELNRQRQLNERHNISAVANNFRHPEYQTLESRLETFTNWPAQMTQRPEQLADAGLYYTGFEDHVRCFACDGGLRRWDPEDDPWIEHCRWFPACPFAKEKKGDEYIALVQAAVALENEGNESTQSRGPDLSGAMEQMTLRDPEFRAALNEHKDACLEMGYQLTDFNEGVQELRNRGTIKPTIEEIIDVIEVIKARKLQDSAKQARQNETPLEENQRLKSYIICMSCGRNNVNALFLPCTHHRMCMECAERITHCPVCKKYIRQKIRTYLV from the exons atgaatagaaacaaaaacGTACAATTTAAAGAATCCGCTTTCTACCAgcatgaaactgaaaataacggAGACAGTAGTAGCTTAGTGGTAAGAATTTTATGCGAGGCTGGCCAGAATGTTTTGCCACATATTGACAgcttaacaaatatatttaaaaacagtcTGATTCTGTATGAAAGTGGAAAGTCAGTTGTCTTCACACAACTATCGTCTGATCTGGTTGACAAGCTAGAAGATTTTACTGGAAAAAGTGATCTTAGACTGAAGCTCGAAAGCATAGGTTGTTGGTCGGTGATGTATGATTCTTTCTTGATTTACAAACTGAACGATAAAGACCAACTAGTTTTACCAAAGGTCCAGAGAACGGAACTTCTCTTTGAACGATTAAAGGGTAAACATCCAGTACAACCCGTGTATGTAAACTTTGCAGATTTATTTCTAGACGGCTACCAATGTGGGAGTTATCTGCCTTCTAGAACGTTGAGGGATAACAAATTAATGGAAAGTTATAAATACATCTCTTTAAACCCTTCCAAGCGGATAATATCGCTGAAAAGGTTAAGAAAAGTTAATATATATACTTCCAGAACTTCATCGTTTGCTTTTCCATTGTCAGGagaaatttcaaaatatgaaaactttCCACAACAAGTTTCTGAAGAGCAGAGTGGAACCGAGAGGAGTGTTTTCGCGTTTTCTAATGGGTTGTCTTTGGCATATACAACTGATCAAGCCTCAAGCCTAGCTATAGGTGAAAGTGTGTATAGATACCACAGATACAATGCTGCTACAGAGAGTGAAAGTTCACATTCTAGTAATATTAGACAATTTACAGGAACTCCTTCGAGTACTTCACAACGGTCAAGACATCCTAATTATTTGGAATACAATAATAGACTACGATCATATGCTCGCTGGACACACAGAAGCCCCGATCCTGTTACCTTAACCAAAGCCGGCTTCTTTTATACGA ATGAAGGAGATCTTGTCAGATGTTATCAATGTGGTATTGGCCTGAAGGATTTCTCTGATGGAGACGATCCTTTAAAGGAACACGTGAGGCATTCTAGTAGTTGTCTTTATTTGATTCAGTTGCTAGGAGAGTCAAGGCTTACAGAGTGGAAG aGAATACTCCAAGCCAACGACCCGGAATTGAACCGACAAAGGCAGTTGAATg AGCGACATAATATTAGTGCAGTGGCAAATAACTTTCGTCATCCCGAATATCAGACGTTAGAATCCCGTTTGGAAACATTTACCAACTGGCCAGCACAGATGACACAACGGCCGGAACAGTTAGCTGATGCTGGGCTATATTACACTG GTTTTGAGGACCATGTGCGTTGTTTTGCCTGTGACGGCGGACTACGTCGCTGGGACCCAGAGGATGATCCATGGATAGAACACTGTCGATGGTTCCCTGCTTGTCCATTTGCTAAAGAAAAGAAGGGAGATGAGTATATTGCCTTGGTCCAGGCAGCCGTTGCCTTAGAAAATGAG GGGAACGAATCAACTCAGTCGCGTGGTCCGGATCTGTCAGGGGCTATGGAACAGATGACTCTCAGAGATCCAGAATTTAGAGCCGCACTAAATGAACATAAAGACGCGTGTCTAGAGATGGGTTATCAGTTAACAGATTTTAACGAAGGAGTGCAGGAACTTAGAAACAGAG GCACTATAAAACCTACTATTGAagaaataattgatgttatcGAAGTTATCAAAGCAAGGAAACTGCAAGACAGTGCAAAACAAGCCAGACAAAATG aaacaccaCTGGAAGAAAATCAGCGTCTAAAAAGTTATATCATATGTATGTCATGTGGTCGGAATAACGTGAATGCTCTGTTTTTACCTTGCACGCACCATCGCATGTGTATGGAGTGTGCAGAACGCATTACCCATTGCCCAGTGTGTAAAAAATATATACGTCAAAAAATCAGGACCTACTTGGTGTAA
- the LOC123552711 gene encoding baculoviral IAP repeat-containing protein 7-A-like isoform X2, which translates to MNRNKNVQFKESAFYQHETENNGDSSSLVVRILCEAGQNVLPHIDSLTNIFKNSLILYESGKSVVFTQLSSDLVDKLEDFTGKSDLRLKLESIGCWSVMYDSFLIYKLNDKDQLVLPKVQRTELLFERLKGKHPVQPVYVNFADLFLDGYQCGSYLPSRTLRDNKLMESYKYISLNPSKRIISLKRLRKVNIYTSRTSSFAFPLSGEISKYENFPQQVSEEQSGTERSVFAFSNGLSLAYTTDQASSLAIGESVYRYHRYNAATESESSHSSNIRQFTGTPSSTSQRSRHPNYLEYNNRLRSYARWTHRSPDPVTLTKAGFFYTNEGDLVRCYQCGIGLKDFSDGDDPLKEHVRHSSSCLYLIQLLGESRLTEWKRILQANDPELNRQRQLNERHNISAVANNFRHPEYQTLESRLETFTNWPAQMTQRPEQLADAGLYYTGFEDHVRCFACDGGLRRWDPEDDPWIEHCRWFPACPFAKEKKGDEYIALVQAAVALENEGNESTQSRGPDLSGAMEQMTLRDPEFRAALNEHKDACLEMGYQLTDFNEGVQELRNRETPLEENQRLKSYIICMSCGRNNVNALFLPCTHHRMCMECAERITHCPVCKKYIRQKIRTYLV; encoded by the exons atgaatagaaacaaaaacGTACAATTTAAAGAATCCGCTTTCTACCAgcatgaaactgaaaataacggAGACAGTAGTAGCTTAGTGGTAAGAATTTTATGCGAGGCTGGCCAGAATGTTTTGCCACATATTGACAgcttaacaaatatatttaaaaacagtcTGATTCTGTATGAAAGTGGAAAGTCAGTTGTCTTCACACAACTATCGTCTGATCTGGTTGACAAGCTAGAAGATTTTACTGGAAAAAGTGATCTTAGACTGAAGCTCGAAAGCATAGGTTGTTGGTCGGTGATGTATGATTCTTTCTTGATTTACAAACTGAACGATAAAGACCAACTAGTTTTACCAAAGGTCCAGAGAACGGAACTTCTCTTTGAACGATTAAAGGGTAAACATCCAGTACAACCCGTGTATGTAAACTTTGCAGATTTATTTCTAGACGGCTACCAATGTGGGAGTTATCTGCCTTCTAGAACGTTGAGGGATAACAAATTAATGGAAAGTTATAAATACATCTCTTTAAACCCTTCCAAGCGGATAATATCGCTGAAAAGGTTAAGAAAAGTTAATATATATACTTCCAGAACTTCATCGTTTGCTTTTCCATTGTCAGGagaaatttcaaaatatgaaaactttCCACAACAAGTTTCTGAAGAGCAGAGTGGAACCGAGAGGAGTGTTTTCGCGTTTTCTAATGGGTTGTCTTTGGCATATACAACTGATCAAGCCTCAAGCCTAGCTATAGGTGAAAGTGTGTATAGATACCACAGATACAATGCTGCTACAGAGAGTGAAAGTTCACATTCTAGTAATATTAGACAATTTACAGGAACTCCTTCGAGTACTTCACAACGGTCAAGACATCCTAATTATTTGGAATACAATAATAGACTACGATCATATGCTCGCTGGACACACAGAAGCCCCGATCCTGTTACCTTAACCAAAGCCGGCTTCTTTTATACGA ATGAAGGAGATCTTGTCAGATGTTATCAATGTGGTATTGGCCTGAAGGATTTCTCTGATGGAGACGATCCTTTAAAGGAACACGTGAGGCATTCTAGTAGTTGTCTTTATTTGATTCAGTTGCTAGGAGAGTCAAGGCTTACAGAGTGGAAG aGAATACTCCAAGCCAACGACCCGGAATTGAACCGACAAAGGCAGTTGAATg AGCGACATAATATTAGTGCAGTGGCAAATAACTTTCGTCATCCCGAATATCAGACGTTAGAATCCCGTTTGGAAACATTTACCAACTGGCCAGCACAGATGACACAACGGCCGGAACAGTTAGCTGATGCTGGGCTATATTACACTG GTTTTGAGGACCATGTGCGTTGTTTTGCCTGTGACGGCGGACTACGTCGCTGGGACCCAGAGGATGATCCATGGATAGAACACTGTCGATGGTTCCCTGCTTGTCCATTTGCTAAAGAAAAGAAGGGAGATGAGTATATTGCCTTGGTCCAGGCAGCCGTTGCCTTAGAAAATGAG GGGAACGAATCAACTCAGTCGCGTGGTCCGGATCTGTCAGGGGCTATGGAACAGATGACTCTCAGAGATCCAGAATTTAGAGCCGCACTAAATGAACATAAAGACGCGTGTCTAGAGATGGGTTATCAGTTAACAGATTTTAACGAAGGAGTGCAGGAACTTAGAAACAGAG aaacaccaCTGGAAGAAAATCAGCGTCTAAAAAGTTATATCATATGTATGTCATGTGGTCGGAATAACGTGAATGCTCTGTTTTTACCTTGCACGCACCATCGCATGTGTATGGAGTGTGCAGAACGCATTACCCATTGCCCAGTGTGTAAAAAATATATACGTCAAAAAATCAGGACCTACTTGGTGTAA